One Vitis riparia cultivar Riparia Gloire de Montpellier isolate 1030 chromosome 4, EGFV_Vit.rip_1.0, whole genome shotgun sequence genomic window carries:
- the LOC117912063 gene encoding chromatin assembly factor 1 subunit FAS2 isoform X1 — translation MRGGTVQINWHDTKPILTLDFHPLSGTLATGGADYDIKLWLINSGEVQKEVPTVSYQTSLSYHGSAVNILRFSPTGEQLASGADGGELIIWKLHATDTGPSWKVLKTLSFHRKDVLDLQWSTDGAFLISGSVDNSCIIWDVNKGSVHQILDAHLHYVQGVAWDPQSKYVASLSSDRSCRIYVNKPQNKTKGIEKMNYVCQHVITKSEQQMTDDSKVQSVKSHLFHDETLPSFFRRLKWSPDGSFLLVPAGSYKFSPASGPVNTAYVFSRKDLSRPALQLPGSSKPVIAVRFCPMAFRLRGSNSAGFFKLPYRLIFAVASLNSLYIYDTESIPPIAILAGLHYAAITDIAWSHDGKYLAISSQDGYSTLVEFENGELGSPFLLSEVESVSGDEKKSPVQQPKAMEVEETTQVVTVSADSRKREVGRNDLKEASPNATSSSTSTPKPAKRRITPVSIEPS, via the exons ATGAGGGGTGGAACAGTTCAGATCAATTGGCACGACACAAAGCCAATCCTAACCCTAGATTTTCATCCCCTTTCTGGAACTCTCGCCACCGGCGGTGCTGATTACGACATCAAG CTATGGCTGATAAATTCAGGGGAAGTGCAAAAGGAAGTTCCAACTGTTTCCTACCAAACTAGCCTTTCTTACCATGGTTCTGCAGTAAATATTCTTCGCTTCTCTCCAACTG GAGAACAACTTGCCTCTGGTGCTGATG GAGGTGAGCTGATCATCTGGAAGTTACACGCTACAGATACTGGTCCAAGTTGGAAAGTCCTCAAGACATTGTC ATTTCACCGCAAGGATGTCCTGGACCTGCAGTGGTCTACCGATGGTGCATTTCTCATTTCTGGATCTGTTGATAATTCTTGCATAATATGGGATGTTAATAAAG GTTCTGTTCATCAGATTTTGGATGCCCATCTGCATTATGTTCAGGGTGTGGCATGGGATCCACAGTCCAAGTATGTTGCATCTCTTAGTTCAGATAGATCCTGCAGGATTTATGTCAATAAGCctcaaaataaaaccaaaggGATAGAAAAAATGAACTATGTTTGTCAGCATGTCATCACAAAATCAGAACAGCAAATGACAGATGATTCCAAG GTGCAGTCTGTAAAAAGTCATCTATTTCATGATGAGACATTGCCGTCTTTCTTCCGAAGATTAAAGTGGTCACCTGATGGATCATTTTTGCTTGTACCTGCAG gATCTTACAAATTCTCACCTGCATCAGGACCAGTAAACACTGCTTATGTGTTTTCTAGAAAAGATCTTTCAAG ACCTGCTTTACAGCTCCCTGGTTCTAGCAAACCTGTCATAGCTGTCCGCTTCTGCCCTATGGCTTTTCGCCTTCGGGGATCAAACTCAG CTGGGTTCTTCAAGCTTCCTTATCGCCTAATATTTGCGGTGGCCAGTCTTAACTCTTTATATATCTACGACACAGAAAGCATTCCACCAATAGCAATCTTGGCTGGTCTTCACTATGCAGCCATAACGGACATTGCATG GTCGCATGATGGCAAATATTTAGCTATATCCTCCCAAGACGGTTACAGTACCCTTGTAGAATTTGAAAATGGTGAACTTGGGTCCCCTTTCCTTTTATCAG AAGTCGAGAGTGTCTCGGGTGATGAGAAGAAGAGCCCTGTCCAGCAGCCCAAGGCCATGGAGGTTGAAGAAACTACACAAGTTGTTACTGTTTCAGCAGATAGCAGAAAAAGAGAAGTAGGAAGGAATGATCTGAAAGAGGCATCGCCAAATGCAACAAGTAGTTCCACTTCTACCCCCAAGCCAGCAAAGAGGAGAATCACTCCGGTGTCAATCGAGCCATCATAA
- the LOC117913353 gene encoding leucine-rich repeat extensin-like protein 3: MASVQNYGYFPYFPLPPPHSPSPPKVMPPHNSPPPPKVAPPHLPTIPPPPFPTPASPPPTSPSPPKVAPPHQPIRPPPPPPTPPFPTPASPPPTSPSPPKVAPPHQPIRPPPPPSFPTPAAPPHHSFPPPPPAAKPPSHAIPPPAPIIKPPPHPHFPPPPPHIVPTPPPPPPPGHHSTVIIIVFVSLGGLFFLAFLSVALCCFIKKKKKKMVQETDIVTIDEHLKVHEAIIPGPHGPQVMILSIEDDVHIQEEIKKNEKEIQGSHVRSTQDFPQALDMEASTSESSQHHIMHNHKQQSQS, from the coding sequence ATGGCTTCTGTTCAGAACTATGGTTACTTCCCCTACTTTCCTCTGCCACCACCTCATAGCCCTTCACCTCCAAAAGTGATGCCACCCCACAATTCTCCACCTCCTCCAAAAGTGGCACCACCCCATCTCCCAACAATACCACCACCACCATTTCCAACACCAGCATCACCGCCCCCTACTTCTCCATCCCCTCCAAAAGTGGCACCACCTCATCAACCCATTagaccaccaccaccaccaccaacacCACCATTTCCAACACCGGCATCACCGCCCCCTACTTCTCCATCCCCTCCAAAAGTGGCACCACCGCATCAACCCATTAGGCCACCACCCCCACCATCATTCCCGACACCAGCAGCACCACCCCATCATTCTTTCCCCCCACCACCTCCTGCAGCAAAACCTCCTAGTCATGCAATCCCACCTCCGGCACCAATTATCAAACCACCACCTCATCCTCATTTTCCGCCACCACCCCCACACATTGTTCCAACTCCtccgccaccaccaccaccaggACACCATTCCACAGTCATAATCATTGTCTTTGTCTCACTTGGTGGTCTATTTTTTCTTGCATTCCTCTCAGTTGCTCTATGCTGCTtcattaagaagaaaaagaagaaaatggttCAAGAGACTGACATTGTTACAATTGATGAACATTTGAAAGTCCACGAAGCCATCATACCAGGTCCACATGGTCCACAAGTCATGATATTGTCCATTGAGGATGATGTGCATATTCAGGAAGAGATCAAAAAGAATGAGAAGGAAATCCAAGGTTCACACGTTAGATCTACACAAGATTTTCCTCAAGCTCTTGATATGGAGGCATCCACTTCTGAGTCCAGTCAGCACCATATTATGCACAACCACAAGCAACAATCCCAATCATGA
- the LOC117912063 gene encoding chromatin assembly factor 1 subunit FAS2 isoform X2, with translation MRGGTVQINWHDTKPILTLDFHPLSGTLATGGADYDIKLWLINSGEVQKEVPTVSYQTSLSYHGSAVNILRFSPTGEQLASGADGGELIIWKLHATDTGPSWKVLKTLSFHRKDVLDLQWSTDGAFLISGSVDNSCIIWDVNKGSVHQILDAHLHYVQGVAWDPQSKYVASLSSDRSCRIYVNKPQNKTKGIEKMNYVCQHVITKSEQQMTDDSKSVKSHLFHDETLPSFFRRLKWSPDGSFLLVPAGSYKFSPASGPVNTAYVFSRKDLSRPALQLPGSSKPVIAVRFCPMAFRLRGSNSAGFFKLPYRLIFAVASLNSLYIYDTESIPPIAILAGLHYAAITDIAWSHDGKYLAISSQDGYSTLVEFENGELGSPFLLSEVESVSGDEKKSPVQQPKAMEVEETTQVVTVSADSRKREVGRNDLKEASPNATSSSTSTPKPAKRRITPVSIEPS, from the exons ATGAGGGGTGGAACAGTTCAGATCAATTGGCACGACACAAAGCCAATCCTAACCCTAGATTTTCATCCCCTTTCTGGAACTCTCGCCACCGGCGGTGCTGATTACGACATCAAG CTATGGCTGATAAATTCAGGGGAAGTGCAAAAGGAAGTTCCAACTGTTTCCTACCAAACTAGCCTTTCTTACCATGGTTCTGCAGTAAATATTCTTCGCTTCTCTCCAACTG GAGAACAACTTGCCTCTGGTGCTGATG GAGGTGAGCTGATCATCTGGAAGTTACACGCTACAGATACTGGTCCAAGTTGGAAAGTCCTCAAGACATTGTC ATTTCACCGCAAGGATGTCCTGGACCTGCAGTGGTCTACCGATGGTGCATTTCTCATTTCTGGATCTGTTGATAATTCTTGCATAATATGGGATGTTAATAAAG GTTCTGTTCATCAGATTTTGGATGCCCATCTGCATTATGTTCAGGGTGTGGCATGGGATCCACAGTCCAAGTATGTTGCATCTCTTAGTTCAGATAGATCCTGCAGGATTTATGTCAATAAGCctcaaaataaaaccaaaggGATAGAAAAAATGAACTATGTTTGTCAGCATGTCATCACAAAATCAGAACAGCAAATGACAGATGATTCCAAG TCTGTAAAAAGTCATCTATTTCATGATGAGACATTGCCGTCTTTCTTCCGAAGATTAAAGTGGTCACCTGATGGATCATTTTTGCTTGTACCTGCAG gATCTTACAAATTCTCACCTGCATCAGGACCAGTAAACACTGCTTATGTGTTTTCTAGAAAAGATCTTTCAAG ACCTGCTTTACAGCTCCCTGGTTCTAGCAAACCTGTCATAGCTGTCCGCTTCTGCCCTATGGCTTTTCGCCTTCGGGGATCAAACTCAG CTGGGTTCTTCAAGCTTCCTTATCGCCTAATATTTGCGGTGGCCAGTCTTAACTCTTTATATATCTACGACACAGAAAGCATTCCACCAATAGCAATCTTGGCTGGTCTTCACTATGCAGCCATAACGGACATTGCATG GTCGCATGATGGCAAATATTTAGCTATATCCTCCCAAGACGGTTACAGTACCCTTGTAGAATTTGAAAATGGTGAACTTGGGTCCCCTTTCCTTTTATCAG AAGTCGAGAGTGTCTCGGGTGATGAGAAGAAGAGCCCTGTCCAGCAGCCCAAGGCCATGGAGGTTGAAGAAACTACACAAGTTGTTACTGTTTCAGCAGATAGCAGAAAAAGAGAAGTAGGAAGGAATGATCTGAAAGAGGCATCGCCAAATGCAACAAGTAGTTCCACTTCTACCCCCAAGCCAGCAAAGAGGAGAATCACTCCGGTGTCAATCGAGCCATCATAA
- the LOC117913009 gene encoding cell wall / vacuolar inhibitor of fructosidase 2, which translates to MGSTGLLFLFLLMSLLQLFHPQFVLVSGDYDLIQKTCRSTKYYDLCISSLKSDPNSPNADTKGLAMIMVGIGEANATAISSYLSSQLVGSANDSSMKKILKECVNRYNYSSDALQASLQALTMEAYDYAYVHVIAAADYPNACRNSFKRCPRLPYPPELGPREDVLKHLCDVVLGIIDLLDW; encoded by the coding sequence ATGGGTTCTACTGGTTTGTTGTTCCTCTTTCTTCTCATGTCGCTCCTTCAGTTATTTCATCCCCAGTTTGTTCTTGTGAGCGGTGACTATGACTTGATCCAGAAAACTTGTAGAAGCACCAAATACTACGACCTTTGCATCTCATCCCTCAAATCTGATCCCAACAGCCCCAATGCCGACACCAAGGGATTGGCGATGATTATGGTTGGAATTGGAGAGGCTAATGCCACTGCCATTTCCTCTTACTTGTCCTCCCAATTGGTCGGCTCTGCTAATGATTCATCAATGAAGAAGATCCTTAAGGAATGCGTCAACAGGTACAACTATTCTAGCGATGCGCTCCAAGCTTCGCTCCAAGCTTTGACCATGGAGGCTTATGACTATGCTTACGTGCATGTTATAGCAGCCGCAGATTATCCCAATGCCTGCCGCAATTCTTTTAAAAGGTGCCCAAGATTGCCTTATCCACCGGAACTCGGGCCAAGAGAAGATGTTTTGAAGCATCTGTGTGATGTGGTCTTGGGAATTATTGATCTTCTTGATTGGTAA
- the LOC117912309 gene encoding pentatricopeptide repeat-containing protein At5g04780, mitochondrial-like: MGLITASSLSCILRKCVPHSAISQAKQTHAQILVHGFIPNITLQTDLLLVYSKCGVLQDARKVFDKMVERNMHSWNILIASYAHNCFFYDALGVFDSFLKMGFRPDHFTLPPVFKACAGIGDSYLGKMLHSWVIRIGFEEYVVVGSSVLDFYAKCGDLVDAWRCFVNMSWRDSVVWNLMIVGLGKACFFREALECFRDMLSEGVKMDSRTVPSILSVCGGEGDLMKGKEIHGQVVKNQIFGCDIAIGNSLIDMYAKCGCLHDSEKVFTTMSELNLVTWTSMISCYGVHGKGQEALALFKKMKYCGFQPNCVTITAILASCSHSGLIEQGRKIFYSINLDYGFEPSAEHYACMVDLLGRFGYLEEAFELIKNMKSAATASVWGALLAGCLMHKNIEIGEIAAHCLFELEPRNSSNYIALCSMYDSLGIWDSVSRTRAKMRGLGLVKTPGCSWITVAGRVHKFYQEDLSHPETQMIYETLHGIVNILMLPKGWE; this comes from the coding sequence ATGGGGCTTATAACGGCCAGTTCCTTGTCGTGTATCCTTAGAAAGTGTGTTCCCCACTCAGCAATCTCACAAGCTAAGCAAACCCATGCCCAAATCCTTGTTCATGGCTTCATCCCCAACATCACACTTCAAACTGATCTCTTGTTGGTCTACTCCAAATGCGGTGTTCTTCAAGATGCTCGCAAGGTTTTTGACAAAATGGTTGAGAGAAATATGCACTCATGGAACATTTTGATCGCTTCATATGCTcataattgtttcttttacgaTGCTTTgggtgtttttgatagttttttgaaaatggGGTTTCGACCGGATCATTTCACATTGCCTCCAGTGTTTAAGGCTTGTGCAGGAATTGGAGATTCTTATCTGGGGAAGATGCTTCACAGTTGGGTGATTAGGATTGGGTTTGAAGAATATGTCGTTGTTGGAAGCTCGGTTTTGGATTTTTATGCGAAATGTGGGGATTTAGTTGATGCATGGCGGTGCTTTGTTAATATGTCTTGGAGGGATTCGGTTGTTTGGAATTTGATGATTGTGGGGTTGGGAAAGGCTTGTTTTTTCAGGGAGGCTTTGGAATGTTTTAGGGACATGCTTAGTGAGGGAGTGAAGATGGATTCAAGGACAGTCCCAAGCATTTTAAGTGTGTGTGGAGGGGAAGGAGACTTGATGAAAGGCAAAGAAATTCATGGGCAAGTGGTTAAGAATCAAATTTTTGGTTGTGATATTGCTATTGGAAATTCGTTGATTGATATGTATGCAAAGTGTGGGTGCTTGCATGATTCAGAAAAGGTTTTCACGACAATGAGTGAACTGAATCTGGTGACATGGACCTCTATGATATCTTGCTATGGGGTCCATGGTAAAGGACAGGAAGCTTTGGctctttttaagaaaatgaaatattgtgGATTTCAGCCTAACTGTGTTACAATCACTGCAATTTTGGCTAGTTGTAGCCACTCTGGTCTTATAGAACAAGGCCGGAAAATTTTTTACTCAATTAATTTAGACTATGGGTTTGAGCCCAGTGCAGAGCACTATGCTTGTATGGTGGATCTATTAGGTCGTTTTGGATATCTTGAGGAAGCTTttgaattgataaaaaatatgaagtcAGCAGCAACAGCAAGTGTTTGGGGTGCCCTGCTTGCTGGTTGTTTGATGCACAAGAATATTGAGATTGGAGAAATTGCTGCTCATTGCCTCTTTGAATTGGAACCCAGAAACTCTAGCAACTATATAGCCTTGTGTAGTATGTATGATTCTCTTGGAATATGGGACAGTGTTTCAAGAACCAGGGCAAAAATGAGAGGATTAGGATTGGTTAAGACTCCTGGTTGTAGCTGGATTACTGTTGCTGGAAGAGTCCATAAATTCTATCAAGAGGACCTTTCTCATCCTGAGACTCAGATGATATATGAAACATTGCATGGAATTGTTAACATACTTATGTTGCCCAAAGGTTGGGAATAG